In Mycobacteriales bacterium, the following are encoded in one genomic region:
- a CDS encoding aldo/keto reductase yields MEYTKLGSTGLDVSRICLGCMSYGEPDRGNHPWSLDEQASRPFIKRAVEAGINFFDTANVYSAGSSEEIVGRALHDFARREEIVLATKVHGRMHPGPNGAGLSRKAILAEIDASLSRLGVDYVDLYQIHRWDPTVPIEETLEALHDVVKAGKARYIGASSMWAWQFSKALHLADRHGWTRFVTMQNHYNLLYREEEREMLPLCADQGVGVIPWSPLARGKLTRDWDESTARAETDEFGKTLYSEDDRIIVEAVAEIAHDRGVSRAQIALAWMLHNPVITAPIIGATKMTHLEDAIAAVDIALTDDEIARLEKPYHPHEVAGFV; encoded by the coding sequence ATGGAGTACACGAAGCTGGGCTCGACCGGTCTGGACGTCTCGCGCATCTGCCTGGGCTGCATGAGCTACGGCGAGCCGGACCGCGGCAACCACCCGTGGTCGCTGGACGAGCAGGCCAGCCGGCCGTTCATCAAGCGAGCCGTCGAGGCCGGGATCAACTTCTTCGACACCGCCAACGTCTACTCCGCAGGCTCCAGCGAGGAAATCGTCGGGCGGGCCCTGCACGACTTCGCCCGGCGCGAGGAGATCGTGCTGGCCACGAAGGTGCACGGACGTATGCACCCCGGGCCGAACGGCGCAGGCCTGTCCCGCAAGGCGATCCTCGCCGAGATCGATGCCAGCCTGAGCCGGCTGGGCGTCGACTACGTCGACCTCTACCAGATCCACCGGTGGGACCCGACCGTGCCGATCGAGGAGACACTCGAGGCCCTGCACGACGTCGTCAAGGCCGGCAAGGCCCGCTACATCGGCGCCTCGTCGATGTGGGCCTGGCAGTTCTCGAAGGCGCTCCACCTCGCCGACCGGCACGGCTGGACCCGGTTCGTCACTATGCAGAACCACTACAACCTGCTCTACCGCGAGGAGGAGCGGGAGATGCTCCCGCTCTGTGCCGACCAGGGCGTCGGGGTAATTCCGTGGAGCCCGCTGGCGCGCGGGAAGCTCACCCGCGACTGGGACGAGAGCACCGCCCGCGCAGAGACCGACGAGTTCGGCAAGACGCTGTACTCCGAGGACGACCGGATCATCGTCGAGGCGGTCGCCGAGATCGCCCACGACCGCGGCGTCTCACGCGCCCAGATCGCGCTCGCCTGGATGCTGCACAACCCGGTGATCACGGCGCCGATCATCGGTGCGACCAAGATGACGCACCTCGAGGACGCCATCGCCGCAGTCGACATCGCGCTCACCGACGACGAGATCGCCCGGCTCGAGAAGCCCTATCACCCGCACGAGGTCGCCGGCTTCGTGTAA